ATGAGCTGGGACCACCCGCGCATGCCGTGGCAGGGCACGGCGTTGTGGCTGGCCGAGATCGGCGACGACGGCACGCTGCTGGACGGCCGCCTGATCGCGGGTGGCACGGAGGAATCCATCGTCCAGCCGGAATGGTCGCCGGACGGCACCTTGTACTTCGTCTCCGACCGCAGCGGCTGGTGGAATCTGTACCGCTACGCACACGGCGTCGTGCACCCCGTATGCCCGCGCGCGGCCGAATTCGGCGGTCCGCACTGGACCTTCGGGAACAGCATGTACGGCTTCCGTTCCGCCACGGAGATCGTCTGCACGTACATCGAGGATGGCGTCAGCCGCCTCGCGCGCATCACGACGGACTGCGGCAAGCTGGCCGACATCGACACGCCCTACCAGGAAATCCGCGAGCTGCGCGTCGTCGGCGACACGGTGGCGCTGCTGGGCGGCGCGCCCACGCTGGCGGCGGAAATCGCGTGCATCGACTTGGATACCGGCCGGCGCGACGTGCCCGCGCGCTCGATCGAGCAGCTGCCGGACGTCGGTTATCTATCCGTCCCGCAGAGCATCCGCTACCCGAGCAAAGGCGAGAACACTGCGGCTCGCACGACGTACGCGTTCTACTACCCGCCCACCAACAAGGACTACGCGCCGCAGCCGGGCGAGTTGCCGCCGCTGATCGTGATCGGCCACGGCGGCCCGACGGGCATGGCGGCCAGCACGTTGAAACTGGCCACGCAGTTCTGGACGAGCCGCGGCATCGCCGTGCTGGACGTGAACTACGGCGGCAGCACGGGCTTCGGCCGCGCCTACCGCGACCTGCTCAAGGGCCAGTGGGGCGTGATCGACGTCGAGGATTGCGTGGCCGGCGCCCGGTATCTCGCCGACCAGGACCTCGTCGACCGCGAGCGCCTCGTGATCCGCGGCGGCAGCGCCGGCGGCCTGACGACCTTGTGCGCCCTTGCCTTCCACGACGTGTTCAAGGCCGGCGCCAGCTATTACGGCGTGTCCGACCTCAAGGGCCTGGACGCCGACTCGCACAAGTTCGAATCGCACTACAACGAATACCTGATCGCGCCGAAGCCCATCGCCGACCGCGTCTACGCCGAGCGCTCGCCCATCAACCACACCGATAAACTGCACCGGCCGATGATCTTCTTCCAGGGCCTGGACGACAAGGTCGTGCCGCCGCCGCAATCGGAAGTGATGGTGTCGGCGCTGCGCGCGCGCGGCGTGCCCGTGGCCTACGTCACGCTGGACGGCGAAGGCCACGGCTTCCGCAAGGCCGACAGCATCGTGCGCACGCTGGAAGCCGAGCTGTATTTTTATTTGCGCGTGTTCGGCATTCCCGCCCCGACCAGCCTGCCCGCCATCGAGATCGAGAATCTCCCTGCATGAGCGACGAGGTGTTGCACGCGGTCGTCGAGGCCTGCGACGAGCCGCGCAAGCTGATCCTCGCGCTGCTGGCGCTGGCCGGCGAGCCGATGGGACGGCGCCGCATCCACGACCACCTGGCGCCCTTGGAAGCGAGCGCGAACGAGGAAGAGCTGGCCGAACCGCTCGAACGCCTGCGCGCCGATGGCCTGATCGGCGAGCTGCCGTCGCGCGGC
This genomic stretch from Massilia putida harbors:
- a CDS encoding dipeptidyl-peptidase 5 gives rise to the protein MTDSISKQAAPCGAWTSPITAAVVAAGATPLSQVLVDGDDVYWLAGRASEGGRNTLMRKRGKVVEELTPAPFNVRTRVHEYGGGATLVADSHIWFSNFADNRVYRIDRNGGGEPVPVSEGGAKRWADFVLDRAHRRLIGVREDHSQGGTYPVNTLCALGADGLETILVDGNDFYSSPRISPDGKHIAWMSWDHPRMPWQGTALWLAEIGDDGTLLDGRLIAGGTEESIVQPEWSPDGTLYFVSDRSGWWNLYRYAHGVVHPVCPRAAEFGGPHWTFGNSMYGFRSATEIVCTYIEDGVSRLARITTDCGKLADIDTPYQEIRELRVVGDTVALLGGAPTLAAEIACIDLDTGRRDVPARSIEQLPDVGYLSVPQSIRYPSKGENTAARTTYAFYYPPTNKDYAPQPGELPPLIVIGHGGPTGMAASTLKLATQFWTSRGIAVLDVNYGGSTGFGRAYRDLLKGQWGVIDVEDCVAGARYLADQDLVDRERLVIRGGSAGGLTTLCALAFHDVFKAGASYYGVSDLKGLDADSHKFESHYNEYLIAPKPIADRVYAERSPINHTDKLHRPMIFFQGLDDKVVPPPQSEVMVSALRARGVPVAYVTLDGEGHGFRKADSIVRTLEAELYFYLRVFGIPAPTSLPAIEIENLPA